One Mycobacterium paraseoulense genomic window, GCGGCGATGTCGTAGTCCAACGCGGCGGTGGCGTCCGACAACAGCAGCCGCGTCCCCGACGGCGCGGGGCGCACAATCACAAAGAACTCGTCGTCCACGTCGAGCAGCCCGAACACGGCGCCGGCGCTGCGCAACTCCCGCAGTTCCGTCTCGGCGGCCTTGAGGCTCGTCAGCGATTTCCGGGCCATCGGGGCACACCGCCACTGGCCCTCCTCGCGCACAACCGCTACGCCGAAACCATCCGGCGTATCGGCGGACAGGCCTTGGGCAGGGGCCCGTTGTGCTCCCATGGCCGCTTACGGTAGTCGCAGACCAGCCCCCGTGACCAGATGGAGCCGGACACGGCAGCATCTGGACGCAGCATCGCCGCCGGGTTATGCCAACCTTGCTTTTGTGGCTCGCCCTTTTTCTCAACCACCGGTATGCGTGCTCGGGCTGGGGCTGATCGGGGGCTCGATCATGCGGGCCGCCACGGCGGCCGGCCGGGAAGTGTTCGGCTACAACCGGTCGGTGGAGGGCGCGCACGGGGCCGCCGCCGACGGTTTCGACGCCACCACCGACCTCACCGCGACATTGACCCGCGCCGCCCAGACCGACGCGCTGATCGTGCTGGCGGTACCGATGCCGGCGATGGCCGGCATGCTCGCCCACATCGGCGAACTGGCCCCGGCCTGCCCGTTGACCGACGTCACCAGCGTCAAACGGGCGGTGCTCGACGAGGTCGTAGCGGCCGGTCTGCGGCAGCGTTTCGTCGGCGGCCACCCGATGACCGGCACCGCGCATTCCGGTTGGGCCGCCGGTAACCCCCACCTGTTCACCAGGGCGCCGTGGGTGGTCAGCGTGGACGACCACGTCGACCCGACGGTGTGGTCCATGGTGATGACGCTGGCGCTGGATTGCGGCGCGGTGGTGGTGCCGGCCAAGTCCGACGACCACGACGCCGCGGCGGCGGCCATCTCGCACCTGCCGCACCTGCTCGCCGAGGCGCTGGCGGTCATCGCGGGAGACGTCCCTCTGGCCTTCGCGCTGGCCGCCGGCTCGTTCCGGGACGGGACGCGGGTGGCAGCGACCGCCCCGGACCTGGTACGCGCGATGTGTGAGGGCAACTCCGACCAGCTGGTGCCGACGGCCGACCGGGTCATCGAATTGCTGAGCCGGGCTCGCGAGTCGCTGGCCGGGCACAATTCGGTGGCCGAGCTTGTCGAGGCCGGGCACGCGGCGCGGACGCGCTACGACAGCTTCCCGCGTTCCGACATCTTCCACGTCGTCATCGGCACGGAGAACTGGCGCGAGGAGTTGGCCGCCGCCGGCCGGGCGGGCGGGGTGATCAGATCCGCTCTGCCAAGCCTGGATAGTCCACGATGAACCCCTCTTCGTCGACGCTCACCGTGGTGTCGGCGACCGGGGAGCGCAGTTTGATGCCGTCGGCGCCGCCCGAGCTGGTGTAGCTGACGACTTCCGGAGTGATCGACATCTCGGGCAGGTTGACGTACACCACCGGCAACGTGACCGGGTCTGCCCGTTCATGGAGGCCGAGCCGCCGGATGGGTAGCGCGTTGAAGAACGGGCTGAACACCACGTCGCAGTCGAGGGCACCTTGGTAGGCCGCGCGACGCTCGCCCTGATGGTCGGTGACCAGCCACATGTTCTCTTCGTCACGGGCGATCGACAGCACGCGTTCCCGCTCGGCCAGCGTGACCGTCATCCCGAGCCGCTTGGTGGCGCCGGTCTCGTCGGTCTGCAGGTCGTAGTACGCGCCGAATGCCGGGTTGGTTGCGGTGGCTGCGGCCACGATGCGGCCGTTGGCCTTGATTCTCTTGCCGGACACCTGGATTCGTACCGATTCCATCCGCGATACGTCCTGTGCACGCCAGGTGAGCATCGCCTGCCACACGCGCCGAGTCGAATCAGAGGAATCTGCGTTCACTCATCTACCGTAAATCGTGGCCGCCAACCGTGACGTACCTGCCCGGTCCTCACCCCTCGGGCGGCCTTGCGCAGCCGGCCGGTGCCCGGGACCGACGCCCACACCGTCAACGCCAGCAGCCCGTCGAGCGCGAGCGCCAACGCGGCCACCATCAAGGCGCCGACCAGGGCGAGGTGAAACTCGCGCTCCTTGATTCCGTCGATCAGGTACCTGCCCAGGCCGCCGAGGCTGGCGTAGGCCGCGACCGTCGCGGTGGCGACCACCTGCAGCGTCGCGCTGCGCAACCCGCCCAGGATCAACGGCAGCGCGTTGCGCGCCTCCACCCGCACCACCTGGGCCTCCGTCATGCCCATCGCCCGGGCGGCGTCGACCACGGCCGGCTCGACACTGGCGATGCCCGCATACGTGCCGGCCAGCAGCGCCGGGACACCCAGCAGCATCAGGGCGACCAGCGGCGGCCCCAGGCCCAGCCCGAACATCAGAGTCCCGAGCAGCAGCACGCCCAGCGTCGGCAGCGCCCGCAACCCGTTGACCGCGCCCACCACCAGCAGGGTGCCGCGGCCGGTGTGCCCGATGATCAGCCCGGCCGGGACGGCGATCAGGGCCGAGGCGCCCACGGCGGCGGCCGTGTACTCGAGATGCTCCAAGACGCGCGCCGCCAGCCCGACCGGGCCGGTCCAGTTGTCGAGGGTCAACAGGTAGGCGACGGCCCGCTGCACGAAGTTCATCGCGCGCCGCCCACGATGGGGGCCACCACCGACCGTCGGCGCGCGGTGCGCCCCGTGCGCTCCCACGGCGTGGCCAGCCGGCCGGCCACCACGATCAGCGCGTCGATGACGACCGCCAGCACGAACAGCGCGATGATGCCCGCGAGGATCTGGTCGCTCTTGTTGGTCTGGTAGCCCTCGGTGAACCAGGCGCCCAGGCCGCCGATGCCGATCACCGAACCCACCGAGACCATCGCGATGTTGGTGACCACCACCACCCGCAACCCGGCCACCAGCACCGGGATAGACAGCGGCAGTTCGACTTTCAGCATGCGGGCGATCCGCGAGTAGCCGACCGCGGTGGCGGCGTCGCGCACCTGGGCCGGCACCGCGTCCAGCGCTTCGAGCACCGCCCGCACCAGCAGCGCCGCGGTGTAGGCGGTCAGCGCGATCATGACATTGGCCTCGTCGAGGATGCGGGTCCCGATGATCGTCGGCAAGACCACGAACAGCGCCAGCGACGGGATGGTGAACACGACGCTCGCGGCCGCCGTCGTCAGCCGGCGCGCCACCGGTGCGCGCCGCACCGCCGCCCCCAGCGGGACCGCGACCGCCAGGCCGATCAGCACCGGCACCAACGACAGGCGCAGATGGATGACGGTCAGCGCCCAGGCGTCGTCGAGGTGGGTGAGCAGGTAGTGCATGCGAATTCCCCGTCAGGTCCTTCGCCGGGTTTCCACCGCGGCCAGCACGTCGCCGGCCAGCACACCGCCGATGACCCTGCCCCCGTCGTCGACCGCGACGCCCACGCCCGACGGCGATGACAGCGCCGCGTCGAGCGCGTGACTGAGATTCCCGCGGGGCCGAAACAACGAGCCGATGCCACTCATGCTGTCGGACAGTGACGCACCGGCTCGATGCCGGCGCAGCCCTTCGCTGTCAATCCAGCCAAGCGGCGCGCCCGCACCGTCGACCACCACCGCCCAGCCGTCGGGTGGGGTGGCGGGCAGGTCGTCCGCCGGTATCCGCTCGACGTCGTGCAGCGGTAGGCCCGTCGCGTCGATGAGTTGTAACCACCGATAGCCGCGGCCCAGGCCGATGAACCTGGCCACGAAGTCGTTGGCGGGCCGCGAGAGCAGCCGCGCGGGTTCGTCGTACTGCTGCAACGAGCCCGCCCGAAAGACCGCGACCTGGTCGGCGAGCTTGAGCGCTTCGTCGATGTCGTGCGTGACGAAGACGATCGTCTTCCGCAATTCGCTTTGCAGGCGCAGAATTTCGTTCTGCAGCTCGAGACGGACCACGGGGTCGACGGCCGAGAACGGCTCGTCCATCAACAGGATGGGCGGGTCGGCGGCCAGTGCACGCGCCACGCCGACGCGTTGTTGCTCGCCACCGGAGAGCTGCGCGGGGTAGCGGGTGGCCAGCTTGGTGTCGAGCCCAACGCGTTCGAGCACCTCATAGGCGGCGGCGCGGGCCGCCCGGCGGGACTGCCCTTTCAGCACCGGAACCGTTGCGACGTTGTCGATCACCCGCAGGTGCGGCATCAGGCCGGCGTGCTGGATGACATAGCCGATGCCCAGGCGCAGGCGCACCGGGTCGAGGGTGGACACATCCACACCGTCGACGGTGATGGCGCCGGACGTGGGTTCGATCATGCGATTGACCATGCGCAGCGCCGTGGTCTTACCGCTGCCCGACGAGCCGACGAAGACGGTCAACTTCCCATTCGGGATCACCAGGGTCAACCGGTCGACCGCGGTGGTTCCGTCGGCGAAGGCCTTGCTCACCTCGTTGAAGACGATCATTGGCCGACTGGGTGGTTGAAACCGTTGTCGCGCAGCCATTTCCGCGCGGCCTGATCGGGATCGACGCCGGAGTTCCCCGCCACCGCGGCGTTGAGTTCAGCCACCCCCGCGGTGGTCAGCCTCGCCGACACGGCGTCGAGCACCTCTTTGAGCCGGTCCGACTTCTTCTGCGAATTGACCAGCGGCACAATGTTACCGGCCAGGAAGTTGTGTTCGGGGTCTTCGAGTACCACCAAGTGCTCCTGCGGGATGGCCGGGGACGTGGTGAAAACGTTGGCGGCGTTGACCCTTCTCTCCACCAGCGCGCGCACCGTCACCGCGCCCCCACCATCGTTGATCGCGACGAAGTTGCCCGGCCTGATGTCGAGCCCGTACTTCTGCCGGAGTCCGGGCAGGCCGGCCGGCCGGTTCGCGAACGCCGAAGGCGCCCCGAACCGCACGTCCGCCGAATGCGACGCCAGGTCGGCGATCGTCTTCAGCTTCCAGGAATCGGCCGTCCCGCCGGTCACGGTCACGGTGTCGGTATCGGTGGCCGGCGAGGGCGTCAGGATTGTCAGGTCCCCAGGGAGTCTGCGGTCGAGCTCCAACTCGACGGCGTCGAGCATGGTTGCCGTGGACTCGGGCGCAAAGTAGAGCAGCAGGTTGCCGATGTACTCCGGCACCAGGTCGATCGAATGGTCTTTCAGTGCGGGGATGTAGGTCTCTCGACTACCGATCCCCATCCGCCGTCCGACGTTGAATCCGTTGGCCTGCAACGCTTGTGCATATATCTCGGCGATGATCTGTGATTCCGGGAAGTCGCCGGACCCCACGACGATGGACTTGGGGCTGCGGACCTCGGCGCTCAGGGGATCCGAACTGCTGCACGCCGCGAGAAGACCGATGGCCGTGAGCCACACCGCCGCTTGGATGATCGCGCGGTGCGCGCGCGACAGCATCCTCATACCGCCGACACTAACGCCCGAATCGCCCGTGCGGCGTGACGAGCTGGCCGGTTGCGCCGTTTGGTTTCATTCTGTGCCGGATCGGACAAAGATGACAGTATGAGCAGCCACCCCCCTGCCTCGCCCAGCCAGCCGCCGCCCAACCCCCCGGCCAAGACCGGCGCGGCGCCCAAGGAACCGGCTATCCGGTTCACCCGCGCGGGCGCGCTGTGGTCAGCGCTGATCGCCGGCTTCCTGATTCTGATCCTCTTGCTGATCTTCATCACCCAGAACACGGCGGAGACGCCCTTTACGTTCTTGGGCTGGCACTGGAACCTTCCCCTGGGGGTGGCCATCCTGCTGGCGGCCGTGGTCGGCGGGCTGATCACGGTGGCCGTCGGTACCGCGCGAATGCTGCAGCTGCGCCGGGCCGCCAAGAAACACCACGCGGCGCGCGGTAGGGGCTAGCCGGGCAGCTTGGCCAGCTCCCCCAGTCCCCGGGAAATCAGCGGCGCCACGACCTCCGGCATGTGGTCGGAGTCCATCCCGCGAGCCTGGTCCGACATCCGCCTGCGGAAGTCGATGCCGGCGGCGATGATGGCGAGCTTGAAGTAGGCAAGCGCCATGTAGAACTCCCAATGCGCCAACGGCAAACCGGCGGCCAGCGAATACCGGTCGGCCAGCTCGTCGGCCGTCGGCAGCAGCGGTGAGGTCCAGGCGGCCTGTGCGTTGACGATCAAGTCCAGTGCGGGGTCGCGGTACACGCACATCAGGGCCGCGTCGGACAGCGGGTCGCCCAGGGTGGACAGCTCCCAGTCGACGACGGCGCGCACCTTGGTGGGGTCGTCGGCGTCCAGGATGGTGTTGTCGATCCGGTAGTCGCCGTGCACGATCGACGTGCGGCTTTGCTGGGGAATGGCTTTTTGCAGACCGGAATGCAGGCGTTCGACGTCGGCGTCGCGGCGGTCGTCGGGCAGCCGCACCAATGCCCACTGCGAACCCCACCGACGCACCTGTCGCTCCAGGTAACCGCTGGGCTTGCCGAAATCGGCCAGCCCGACGGCCTCGGGGTCGACGGTGTGCAGGTCGACGAGGACGCGGACCAGCGAGTCGACGCAGCCCTCGATGACGGTGTGGCTGAACGCTTCGAGCTGGGCGCGACGGCGCACCACCTGGCCGGCAACGAATTCGACGATCTGGAACGGCGCGCCCAGCACCGAGTCGTCCTCGCACAGCGCGATCGCGCGCGCCACCGGGACGGGGGTGTCCCGCAGTGCGGCGACGACCCGGAACTCACGGGCCATGTCGTGCGCGGACGGGGTCAGCCCGTGCAACGGCGGGCGCCGCACCAGCCAGCTGGTGGCGTCGTCGTAGACGCGGAACGTCAGATTGGAGCGGCCACCGGAAATGAACTCCGCGCGCAACTCGCCGTCGCGTCCGATGCCGAGCGAACGCAGGTAGGAGTCCAGCGAGGCCAGGTCGAGCCCCTCGAGTTGGTCAGCTGAAGTCACCGGACTTGTTTACCATCGCCGGGTCCCGACCCGGCTCACCACCGTTGATTTCGCGGTAGCAGGTCCCAGACGTGCTCGACTCCGTTGACCCCCGCCACCGTCGCCTGACCCGATCGCGAGAACAGCAGCCGGGTGATCGAGGCGTAGTCGACCGGAAAGGACAACAACCGGGACGTGCCCAAGATCTGGTGCAGCAGGACGTTGATCACCCCGCCGTGGCTGAACACCGCGACGGTGTCCTCCGGGTCGGCGACGGCGACGAGGTCGTCTACCGCCGCGCGAACCCGGGCGAGAAACGCGTCCTCGTCGACCGCGCTGGGCAGGTGCCCCTGGGCCAGGCGCGCCCACTCTTCCGGCCTTTCCTCGCGGATCTGCTCGACGGGAATGTAGATCGGCAGGTCGCGGTCGTATTCGGCGAATCGGTGGTCGATCTCGACGGTGAGCTCCCGCGCCGCCGCGACCGGCTCGGCGGTCTGGATGGCGCGCCGCTGAGGGCTGCTCACCACCCGGGAGATGGGAAATCGGTCCAGTGCCTTGGGTAGTCGCTCGATCTGTGCCAGTCCCTCGTCCGACAGGTGCGGGTCGGAGCCCTGCCCGTGTTCGCTGCGCAGCGGCAGCGCGTGCCGGACCAGAAGCAATTGCATGTGTTCGTTCCTGTCTGTGGTGGGCGCGACGTGTTCATTCAAAGCACGCATCCCGGCGCCCGCAAAATGGGGCGCAGGATAAGACCGATCTCGAGGAGGACGAATGACCGAGCCGGGCATGGATTGGGACGCCGCGTACCGGCAGGAGACGCCGCCGCCGTGGAGCATCGGCGGGCCGCAGCCCGAGCTGGCGGCACTGATCGACGAAGGCAGGATTCGCAGCGAGGTGCTGGACGCCGGTTGCGGCCACGCCGCCCTGTCGCTGGCGCTCGCCGAGCGCGGCTACACGGTCGTGGGCCTGGACAGCAGCGCGACCGCGATCGAGTCCGCGGCAGCCGCTGCCGCGGACCAAGGACTGGACACCGCGACATTTGCGCAGGCCGACGTCACCAACTTCCGTGGCTACGACGGGCGCTTTTCCACCATTGTGGACAGCGGCCTGTTCCATGCGCTGCCGCCGGAGAAGCGCCAGGACTATCTGCAGTCCATCTTCCGGGCGGCCGCCCCCGGGGCGGCGCTCTACATTCTGGCCTTCGCCGCCGGAGCGCTGGGCGACGCCGATCAGGGAGGCGCGCCGCGCGGTTTCGCCGAAGCCGAGCTGCGCGAGGCCGTTTCGACGCTGTGGCGGGTCGACGATGTGCGCCCGGCGAAGGTCTTTGGCAACGCTCCCGCGTCTGCCGACGGCCCGCTGGCCCATGTGGAGCGCGACGGCGAAGGCCACTTCATGGCCCCCGGGTTTCTGCTGACCGCCCACAAGCCGGACTGATGAGAAAGCCCGCCGGGCCGACGGAGAATGCTATTCTCCGTCGGGAGAGCGGGGTGTGCGGATGACGACGGTAGGCCAGGCCCAACTGGACGCGGGCGTTCTCGCTCGCTGGCTGGATGCGAACGATGCACCCGGACACGGCGAGCAACCGCGGCTGGAGCAGCTGAAGGGCGGTTCGCAGAACACGCTGTACCTGGTCGAACGCGGCGGCGAGCGGATGGTGCTTCGAATGCCCGGTGTCCGGGCCGACGCCGCGCGCATCGACGGCTTGCTGCGCGAGATCCGGCTGGTGCGAGCGCTGTCCGGCACCGACGTCCCCCACGCGGCCCTGATCGCCGCCGACGACACCGGCACCGTGCTGGGTATGCCGTTCTACGTCATGGCGGCCATCGACGGGTGGAGCCCGATGGACGGCGGTTGGCAACCGCCGTTCGACACCGACCTCGACGCCCGGCGGGGGCTGGCCTTCGAACTCGTCGAGGGCGCGGCCAAACTGGGGCGGGTGGACTGGCGAGCCCACGGCCTCGACGGTTTCGGCCGCCCGGACGGATTCCACGAGCGGCAGGTCGACCGCTGGCTGGCGTTCCTCGACGCCTACCAGGTGCGCGAGCTGCCCGGCCTGCACGAGGCCGCGGACTGGCTGCGAAACAACCGGCCCGCGCACTACCGGCCGGGCATCATGCACGGCGACTACCAATTCGCCAACGTGATGTTCGCCCACGGCGCGCCGGCGCGGCTGGCCGCGATCGTCGACTGGGAGATGACGACGGTCGGCGACCCGCTGCTGGATTTGGCGTGGTGCCTGCTGGGCTACGACGGTGAAGAGCCACGGGCCGACGGGTTCTATCTGGACATGGGCGGCATGCCCACCCGAAGCGAATTGCTGCGGCACTACGAGACGGTCAGCGGGCTTTCCACCGAGAACATCGACTACTACCTGGTGCTGGCCAATTGGAAGCTCGGCATCGTGCTGGAAAAGACCTACGCTGCGGGAGTGCGCACCGGCAAGGTCGACCCGAAGGTCCAAGACGCCTTCGCGACGATGATCCCCCAGCTGATCGCGGCGGCGGCCGAGCTCGCGCGCTCGCTGCCCTCCGGGGGCCGCTGAAATGGGTTATGCGGACCGGCTTTTCGATCTGACCGACCGGGTCGTTCTGGTCACCGGCGGCAGTCGGGGGCTGGGCCGTGAGATGGCGTTCGCCGCCGCGCGTTGCGGCGCCGACGTCGTGATCGCCAGCCGTAACATGGACAACTGCGTGGCCACGGCGAAGGAGATCGAGGCGGAAACCGGGCGCTCAGCCATGCCATATCAGGTGCACGTCGGGCGCTGGGATCAGCTCGACGGCTTGGTCGAAGCCACCTATGACCGGTTCGGCAAGGTCGACACGCTGATCAACAACGCCGGCATGTCACCGCTGTACGACAAGCTGACCGACGTCACCGAGAAGCTGTTCGACGCGGTGGTCAACCTCAACCTCAAGGGCCCGTTCCGGTTGTCGGCCTTGGTGGGCGAGCGGATGGTGGCGGCCGGCCGCGGGTCGATGATCAACGTGAGCACGGCCGGGTCGCTGCGGCCAACGCCCGACATCGTCCCGTACGCCGCAGCCAAGGCCGGGCTCAACGCCATGACCGAAGCCCTGGCGAAGGCGTTCGGGCCTACGGTGCGGGTCAACACGCTGATGGCCGGCCCGTTCCTCACCGACGTGAGCAAGGCCTGGAACCTCGAGGCGGCCCGGGGCAAACCGTTCGGCCACCTGGCGCTGCAGCGGGCCGGGGATCCGGCCGAAATCGTCGGGGCCGCACTGTTTCTGGCATCCGACGCATCCAGCTTCACCACCGGTTCGATACTGCGCGCCGACGGCGGGCTTCCCTAGCGCGGCGGGTCGCCACCAACGAACGAGTAGGAGCACGCCAATGTCCTGGGACTTCTCCACCGAGCCGGAATTTCAGCACAAGCTCGACTGGATCGGCGACTTCGTCCGCCAAGAGGTGGAGCCGCTCGAGGTGCTGTTCCCGGGTTGCGAGTTCCTGCCGTTGAACGACGAGCGCCGCCGCATCGTCGACCCGCTCAAGCAGCGGGTCCGCGACCAAGGCTTGTGGGCACCGCATCTGGGGCCCGAACTTGGCGGCCAGGGCTTCGGAGCCGTCAAGCTGACGTTGATCAACGAGATCCTGGGCCGCAGCCCCTGGGCGCCGATCGTTTTCGGCACGCAGGCACCCGACACCGGCAACGCCGAGATCATCGCCCGCTTCGGAACCCAGGAACAGAAGGACCGTTATCTCACCGGGCTGCTGTCCGGGGAGATCTTCTCATGCTTCTCGATGACGGAGCCGCAGGGTGGTGCCGACCCGCGGGTCTTCCGCACGCGCGCCTTCCGTGATGGTGACGACTGGGTGATCAGCGGGCGAAAGTACTTCTCCTCCAACGCCTCCGTCGCGTCGTTCTTCATCGTCGTCGCGATCACCGACCCCGACGTACCGGTCCACCGCGGCGCCTCGACGTTC contains:
- a CDS encoding tRNA adenosine deaminase-associated protein; translated protein: MGAQRAPAQGLSADTPDGFGVAVVREEGQWRCAPMARKSLTSLKAAETELRELRSAGAVFGLLDVDDEFFVIVRPAPSGTRLLLSDATAALDYDIAAEVLDKLDADIDPEDLEDSDPFEEGDLGLLSDIGLPEAVLGVILDEADLYADEQLGRIAREMGFADQLSAVIDRIGR
- a CDS encoding prephenate dehydrogenase, whose product is MLGLGLIGGSIMRAATAAGREVFGYNRSVEGAHGAAADGFDATTDLTATLTRAAQTDALIVLAVPMPAMAGMLAHIGELAPACPLTDVTSVKRAVLDEVVAAGLRQRFVGGHPMTGTAHSGWAAGNPHLFTRAPWVVSVDDHVDPTVWSMVMTLALDCGAVVVPAKSDDHDAAAAAISHLPHLLAEALAVIAGDVPLAFALAAGSFRDGTRVAATAPDLVRAMCEGNSDQLVPTADRVIELLSRARESLAGHNSVAELVEAGHAARTRYDSFPRSDIFHVVIGTENWREELAAAGRAGGVIRSALPSLDSPR
- a CDS encoding putative glycolipid-binding domain-containing protein; the encoded protein is MNADSSDSTRRVWQAMLTWRAQDVSRMESVRIQVSGKRIKANGRIVAAATATNPAFGAYYDLQTDETGATKRLGMTVTLAERERVLSIARDEENMWLVTDHQGERRAAYQGALDCDVVFSPFFNALPIRRLGLHERADPVTLPVVYVNLPEMSITPEVVSYTSSGGADGIKLRSPVADTTVSVDEEGFIVDYPGLAERI
- a CDS encoding ABC transporter permease, yielding MNFVQRAVAYLLTLDNWTGPVGLAARVLEHLEYTAAAVGASALIAVPAGLIIGHTGRGTLLVVGAVNGLRALPTLGVLLLGTLMFGLGLGPPLVALMLLGVPALLAGTYAGIASVEPAVVDAARAMGMTEAQVVRVEARNALPLILGGLRSATLQVVATATVAAYASLGGLGRYLIDGIKEREFHLALVGALMVAALALALDGLLALTVWASVPGTGRLRKAARGVRTGQVRHGWRPRFTVDE
- a CDS encoding ABC transporter permease, with amino-acid sequence MHYLLTHLDDAWALTVIHLRLSLVPVLIGLAVAVPLGAAVRRAPVARRLTTAAASVVFTIPSLALFVVLPTIIGTRILDEANVMIALTAYTAALLVRAVLEALDAVPAQVRDAATAVGYSRIARMLKVELPLSIPVLVAGLRVVVVTNIAMVSVGSVIGIGGLGAWFTEGYQTNKSDQILAGIIALFVLAVVIDALIVVAGRLATPWERTGRTARRRSVVAPIVGGAR
- a CDS encoding ABC transporter substrate-binding protein translates to MRMLSRAHRAIIQAAVWLTAIGLLAACSSSDPLSAEVRSPKSIVVGSGDFPESQIIAEIYAQALQANGFNVGRRMGIGSRETYIPALKDHSIDLVPEYIGNLLLYFAPESTATMLDAVELELDRRLPGDLTILTPSPATDTDTVTVTGGTADSWKLKTIADLASHSADVRFGAPSAFANRPAGLPGLRQKYGLDIRPGNFVAINDGGGAVTVRALVERRVNAANVFTTSPAIPQEHLVVLEDPEHNFLAGNIVPLVNSQKKSDRLKEVLDAVSARLTTAGVAELNAAVAGNSGVDPDQAARKWLRDNGFNHPVGQ
- a CDS encoding LapA family protein; protein product: MSSHPPASPSQPPPNPPAKTGAAPKEPAIRFTRAGALWSALIAGFLILILLLIFITQNTAETPFTFLGWHWNLPLGVAILLAAVVGGLITVAVGTARMLQLRRAAKKHHAARGRG
- a CDS encoding phosphotransferase family protein, with the translated sequence MTSADQLEGLDLASLDSYLRSLGIGRDGELRAEFISGGRSNLTFRVYDDATSWLVRRPPLHGLTPSAHDMAREFRVVAALRDTPVPVARAIALCEDDSVLGAPFQIVEFVAGQVVRRRAQLEAFSHTVIEGCVDSLVRVLVDLHTVDPEAVGLADFGKPSGYLERQVRRWGSQWALVRLPDDRRDADVERLHSGLQKAIPQQSRTSIVHGDYRIDNTILDADDPTKVRAVVDWELSTLGDPLSDAALMCVYRDPALDLIVNAQAAWTSPLLPTADELADRYSLAAGLPLAHWEFYMALAYFKLAIIAAGIDFRRRMSDQARGMDSDHMPEVVAPLISRGLGELAKLPG
- a CDS encoding histidine phosphatase family protein, yielding MQLLLVRHALPLRSEHGQGSDPHLSDEGLAQIERLPKALDRFPISRVVSSPQRRAIQTAEPVAAARELTVEIDHRFAEYDRDLPIYIPVEQIREERPEEWARLAQGHLPSAVDEDAFLARVRAAVDDLVAVADPEDTVAVFSHGGVINVLLHQILGTSRLLSFPVDYASITRLLFSRSGQATVAGVNGVEHVWDLLPRNQRW
- a CDS encoding class I SAM-dependent methyltransferase — protein: MTEPGMDWDAAYRQETPPPWSIGGPQPELAALIDEGRIRSEVLDAGCGHAALSLALAERGYTVVGLDSSATAIESAAAAAADQGLDTATFAQADVTNFRGYDGRFSTIVDSGLFHALPPEKRQDYLQSIFRAAAPGAALYILAFAAGALGDADQGGAPRGFAEAELREAVSTLWRVDDVRPAKVFGNAPASADGPLAHVERDGEGHFMAPGFLLTAHKPD
- a CDS encoding phosphotransferase family protein: MTTVGQAQLDAGVLARWLDANDAPGHGEQPRLEQLKGGSQNTLYLVERGGERMVLRMPGVRADAARIDGLLREIRLVRALSGTDVPHAALIAADDTGTVLGMPFYVMAAIDGWSPMDGGWQPPFDTDLDARRGLAFELVEGAAKLGRVDWRAHGLDGFGRPDGFHERQVDRWLAFLDAYQVRELPGLHEAADWLRNNRPAHYRPGIMHGDYQFANVMFAHGAPARLAAIVDWEMTTVGDPLLDLAWCLLGYDGEEPRADGFYLDMGGMPTRSELLRHYETVSGLSTENIDYYLVLANWKLGIVLEKTYAAGVRTGKVDPKVQDAFATMIPQLIAAAAELARSLPSGGR
- a CDS encoding SDR family NAD(P)-dependent oxidoreductase, yielding MGYADRLFDLTDRVVLVTGGSRGLGREMAFAAARCGADVVIASRNMDNCVATAKEIEAETGRSAMPYQVHVGRWDQLDGLVEATYDRFGKVDTLINNAGMSPLYDKLTDVTEKLFDAVVNLNLKGPFRLSALVGERMVAAGRGSMINVSTAGSLRPTPDIVPYAAAKAGLNAMTEALAKAFGPTVRVNTLMAGPFLTDVSKAWNLEAARGKPFGHLALQRAGDPAEIVGAALFLASDASSFTTGSILRADGGLP